The Candidatus Dependentiae bacterium genome includes a region encoding these proteins:
- a CDS encoding MerR family transcriptional regulator — protein MSENRIKRGKAFFSISAVSKMFSVHQQTVRLYEKEGFIQPKRSDGNTRMFSEEDVEKLEEIIHLTHQLGINLAGVEMILELQKKIKKMQTDMNKLFATTQQELSLETNNRKSLIKNYSDKLKAKKNNPSEFATEKPVFKQTNSSFKEWDIDYEE, from the coding sequence ATGTCAGAAAATAGAATTAAACGCGGAAAAGCATTTTTTTCGATATCTGCAGTATCTAAAATGTTCTCTGTGCATCAGCAAACGGTTCGGCTTTATGAAAAAGAAGGCTTTATCCAACCAAAAAGATCTGATGGCAACACAAGAATGTTTTCAGAAGAAGATGTTGAAAAGCTAGAAGAAATCATTCATCTTACTCATCAGCTTGGTATAAATTTAGCTGGCGTAGAAATGATACTAGAACTCCAAAAAAAGATTAAAAAAATGCAAACGGATATGAATAAGCTTTTTGCAACCACACAACAAGAACTTTCGCTAGAAACAAACAACAGAAAATCTCTTATTAAAAATTATTCTGATAAGCTTAAGGCTAAAAAAAATAACCCATCTGAATTTGCCACTGAAAAACCAGTATTCAAACAAACAAATTCATCATTTAAAGAGTGGGATATAGACTACGAAGAATAA